From the genome of Vicia villosa cultivar HV-30 ecotype Madison, WI linkage group LG2, Vvil1.0, whole genome shotgun sequence, one region includes:
- the LOC131650251 gene encoding uncharacterized protein LOC131650251, protein MIIVSFNIRGGGNALKRRRISTILKKGDADIVLIQETKLSNTEEFMVKGMWSGTEVGYSFSNSVGLSGGILSLWRTDRVEVLCSFKGEGYVGIKVCWKDNFYYVVNVYSSCLLFKKKELWNNLLNEKAILSDGEWIIGGDFNATKNYSERKGRIEREVGNGTDLFTKFIHEIDLVDIPCKGKKFTWYSGNGLAMSRIDRFLVSEVVVDRWVLVGQLVGERDISDHCPVWLVKDNINWGPKPFKFNDEWFSLNSFLPFVEKE, encoded by the coding sequence ATGATTATAGTTTCCTTTAATATTCGTGGAGGAGGTAATGCCCTCAAGAGAAGGAGGATTAGTACTATTCTAAAGAAGGGAGATGCGGATATAGTTTTGATTCAAGAAACGAAGCTTTCAAATACGGAGGAGTTTATGGTCAAAGGTATGTGGAGCGGGACGGAGGTTGGTTATTCATTCTCTAATTCCGTAGGTCTATCGGGGGGGATTTTATCTTTATGGAGGACGGATAGGGTGGAGGTTTTGTGTAGTTTCAAAGGTGAAGGATATGTGGGTATCAAAGTTTGTTGGAAGGATAATTTTTATTATGTGGTGAATGTCTATTCTTCTTGTCTTCTTTTCAAGAAAAAAGAATTATGGAACAACTTGTTAAACGAGAAAGCTATTCTTTCGGACGGTGAATGGATTATAGGCGGGGATTTCAATGCGACAAAAAATTATAGTGAAAGGAAAGGGAGGATAGAAAGGGAGGTTGGTAATGGCACGGACCTTTTTACTAAGTTTATTCATGAAATTGATTTAGTGGACATTCCTTGTAAAGGAAAGAAATTCACATGGTATAGTGGGAATGGTTTGGCGATGAGTAGAATTGACCGGTTTTTGGTATCGGAAGTGGTGGTGGATAGATGGGTATTGGTGGGTCAATTAGTGGGGGAGAGAGACATATCGGATCATTGTCCGGTGTGGTTGGTTAAAGATAACATCAATTGGGGTCCAAAACCATTTAAATTTAACGATGAATGGTTCTCTTTGAACTCCTTTTTACCTTTTGTGGAGAAGGAATAG